The Sulfurihydrogenibium sp. YO3AOP1 genome has a window encoding:
- a CDS encoding RNA-guided endonuclease TnpB family protein, translating into MKNSNKKKKNSKKELSQNTELRVFSIRIKNDKLEKELKHLLFTYKHFENILLILISQNYNLYKDGKDTNDFKLLTSPQLMRNALYDYNSKHSTQLEYLKNKYKDNQLWQALKETAKKLKPHNVVEIIKRVKANFKTYFTNLETYKQNPNLFTGMPKPPKPKKLSKIIDYSVELDKYNSLSFTRLEKENLVGINLSDHMVYIHIDKRQIEKLAEVSKLYSARLVYDNDNLYLQISYLKNISRFTSHVSHKYASIDIGVNNLMAVFVDDETTSSLIVDGKPFKDYNSKFNRLIPKLNESKSKEVAEWAVSKTGSKYPAKYTEKGKKIGKFISYLYAKRNRFFHDQFHKMAKRVVEYLYLHGITDLFISRNLAELKNNGECNLDKATKQSFIQIPFIKLLQNIEYKAQEYGINVHYVDERYTSKASCISDDIESIQESPDLTNAFNGRRVKRGLFLDTIINKVFNADINGAVNHIKVATGKSFRWLKNKLFKLCNPIKIKSDYEFCRLLKNLQNSGSGNSVPFIGVEASQSNKLIENISFC; encoded by the coding sequence ATGAAAAACAGTAATAAGAAAAAGAAAAACAGCAAAAAAGAACTATCTCAAAATACAGAACTTAGAGTATTTTCTATTAGAATAAAAAACGATAAATTAGAAAAAGAACTAAAACATTTACTTTTTACTTACAAACATTTTGAGAATATATTACTAATACTTATCAGTCAAAACTATAATCTATACAAAGATGGCAAAGATACAAACGATTTCAAACTTCTTACTTCTCCGCAGCTTATGAGAAATGCTCTGTATGATTATAATTCTAAGCATTCAACACAGCTGGAATATCTCAAAAATAAATACAAAGATAATCAATTATGGCAAGCACTGAAAGAGACTGCTAAGAAATTAAAACCACACAATGTAGTTGAAATTATAAAGAGAGTGAAAGCAAACTTTAAAACGTATTTTACTAACTTAGAAACTTACAAACAAAATCCAAATCTATTTACAGGAATGCCAAAACCACCTAAACCTAAAAAGCTTTCCAAGATAATAGATTACTCAGTAGAATTAGATAAATACAACTCTTTGTCTTTTACAAGATTAGAAAAAGAAAACTTGGTAGGCATTAACTTATCTGACCATATGGTATATATACACATAGATAAAAGACAAATTGAAAAGCTTGCAGAAGTAAGCAAGCTATACTCAGCAAGGCTTGTTTATGATAATGATAATTTGTATTTACAAATTAGCTACTTAAAAAACATCTCACGTTTCACATCTCACGTTTCACATAAATACGCAAGCATAGATATTGGGGTAAACAATCTAATGGCTGTGTTTGTTGATGATGAAACCACTTCGTCATTAATAGTAGATGGTAAACCTTTTAAAGATTATAATTCGAAATTCAACAGACTTATACCCAAACTAAACGAAAGTAAGTCAAAGGAAGTAGCAGAATGGGCTGTATCTAAAACAGGTTCTAAATATCCTGCAAAATACACAGAAAAAGGTAAGAAAATTGGTAAGTTTATAAGCTATTTATATGCAAAAAGAAACAGGTTTTTTCACGATCAATTTCACAAGATGGCTAAGCGTGTAGTTGAATATTTATATTTGCACGGAATAACAGATTTATTTATATCTAGAAACTTAGCAGAATTAAAAAATAATGGAGAATGTAATTTAGACAAAGCTACAAAACAAAGCTTCATTCAAATACCATTTATAAAACTATTACAAAACATAGAATATAAAGCACAAGAATACGGAATAAACGTTCATTACGTAGATGAAAGATACACATCTAAGGCAAGTTGTATATCAGATGATATAGAAAGCATCCAAGAAAGCCCTGACTTGACTAATGCTTTCAATGGAAGGCGTGTTAAGAGGGGCTTATTCTTGGATACTATTATAAACAAAGTGTTTAATGCAGATATCAACGGAGCAGTAAATCATATCAAAGTAGCGACAGGAAAAAGCTTTAGGTGGCTAAAAAACAAGCTATTTAAACTCTGCAACCCTATTAAAATTAAAAGCGACTACGAATTCTGTAGGCTACTTAAAAACCTACAGAATAGTGGGTCGGGTAATTCTGTGCCGTTTATCGGTGTGGAGGCGTCGCAGTCTAACAAGCTGATAGAAAATATCAGTTTTTGTTAG
- a CDS encoding HepT-like ribonuclease domain-containing protein, giving the protein MLDIEFLNEKATKLKSALKKIKQIIDFGEDAFLKTPMYPDRVKYHLIILYDELEAIACHILSNYYNDKIKENCIEKLSKDTIFSEKLNRIFADFNEFKNKVFQENFSYLEKQLYHLTKNIVETLDTLFIKELSDVVKQLKEKQPKLAIPVNLVKVNHYASAIKGEVKRLETFSKMSEQEFKNNSFAIDRSRYFIVVAIDSALWICRHVSRQLKLKPSKDCFKSLTENGCLSVELTEKLDKISQLRNDLADPTKSVDLDFLYKLVKGDFKALMDRFILEVAKSIKEGCKGKG; this is encoded by the coding sequence ATGTTAGATATAGAGTTTTTAAATGAAAAAGCAACAAAGCTAAAATCAGCCTTAAAAAAGATAAAGCAGATAATAGATTTTGGAGAGGATGCATTTTTAAAAACTCCGATGTATCCAGATAGAGTTAAATACCATCTTATAATTTTATACGATGAACTTGAAGCGATAGCTTGTCATATTCTTTCTAATTATTACAATGACAAAATAAAAGAAAACTGTATAGAAAAGCTATCAAAAGATACGATTTTCTCAGAAAAGCTAAATAGAATTTTTGCAGATTTTAACGAGTTTAAAAATAAAGTATTTCAAGAAAATTTTAGCTACTTGGAAAAACAGCTCTATCATTTAACAAAAAATATAGTTGAAACCTTGGATACATTGTTTATAAAAGAACTTTCAGATGTGGTAAAACAGCTAAAAGAAAAACAGCCAAAGCTTGCTATACCTGTAAATCTTGTAAAAGTCAATCATTATGCTTCTGCTATAAAAGGAGAAGTAAAAAGATTAGAGACTTTTTCTAAAATGAGCGAGCAAGAATTTAAAAATAATAGCTTTGCAATTGATAGAAGCAGGTATTTTATCGTCGTTGCAATAGACAGTGCGCTATGGATTTGTAGACATGTTTCAAGACAGCTTAAATTAAAGCCTTCAAAAGACTGCTTTAAATCTTTGACTGAAAATGGTTGTTTATCTGTGGAGCTTACAGAAAAGCTTGATAAAATTTCTCAGCTTAGAAATGACTTAGCAGACCCAACAAAAAGCGTTGATTTAGATTTTCTTTATAAATTGGTAAAAGGTGATTTTAAAGCTTTAATGGATAGATTTATTTTAGAAGTTGCTAAGTCTATCAAGGAAGGATGTAAAGGGAAGGGGTGA
- the ruvA gene encoding Holliday junction branch migration protein RuvA encodes MFDYIKGKIKKKDKNHIVIEKLGFGLLVEVPDSEKFKENIVYTYLLVRQEDVRLLGFVSEEERDLFLKLIQIHGVGVKHALNIISNFSVEEFIEIMENGDVDKLTEIQGIGNKTAQRIIVELKGKIEFNESDELSQLVSALVNLGYDKKESVNVAKKVIKETKDIKEALKKAISMLSSF; translated from the coding sequence ATGTTTGATTATATAAAAGGAAAAATAAAAAAGAAAGACAAAAATCATATAGTTATAGAAAAACTTGGATTTGGTCTTTTAGTAGAAGTTCCGGACAGTGAAAAATTCAAAGAAAATATTGTCTATACTTATTTGCTTGTAAGGCAAGAAGATGTAAGACTCTTAGGATTTGTTTCAGAAGAAGAAAGAGATTTATTTTTAAAGCTTATTCAAATTCATGGCGTTGGAGTAAAACATGCACTGAATATTATTTCTAACTTTTCTGTAGAAGAGTTTATTGAAATCATGGAAAATGGAGATGTTGATAAGCTTACAGAAATTCAAGGAATAGGCAATAAAACAGCACAAAGGATAATAGTAGAGCTAAAAGGAAAGATAGAGTTTAACGAATCAGATGAGCTAAGTCAATTAGTTTCTGCATTGGTAAATTTAGGATATGATAAAAAAGAGTCTGTAAACGTTGCAAAAAAAGTTATAAAAGAAACAAAAGACATTAAAGAGGCATTAAAAAAAGCAATTTCTATGCTAAGTAGTTTTTGA
- the rlmN gene encoding 23S rRNA (adenine(2503)-C(2))-methyltransferase RlmN yields MKVNLKNFNLKELENFVVEKGWQKFRAKQIAKWLYKKKVSSYDEMTDLSKDIRNYLKENTEFNALELVMYQQSKIDGSIKFLWKLKDGNTIETVLINEKNHKTLCVSTQVGCAVGCKFCFTTKDGLIRNLETAEIVEQYINVQRFLGMEEENRISNIVYMGMGEPLANYENVKKSVQIFTHPDMVGLSHRKITISSSGILHQIKRMYEDKEFPEVKLAVSLNASNQDQRAFLMPISQTNTLQDLMDLLRSIPLKPGWRITLEYVLMKGVNDSEQDAKRLVNLLKKDKHRFKVNLIPFNPYPSAEFERPEEERVLKFEKILWDNNIATFIRWSKGRDIDAACGQLRKKAVDLINV; encoded by the coding sequence ATGAAAGTTAATTTAAAAAATTTTAATTTAAAAGAGCTTGAAAATTTTGTAGTAGAAAAAGGCTGGCAAAAGTTTAGAGCTAAGCAAATAGCAAAATGGCTGTATAAGAAAAAAGTCAGCTCTTACGACGAAATGACTGATTTATCAAAAGATATAAGAAATTACTTGAAAGAAAATACAGAATTTAACGCTTTAGAATTAGTTATGTACCAGCAATCAAAAATAGATGGAAGTATAAAATTTTTATGGAAGCTTAAGGATGGAAACACAATAGAAACCGTTTTGATAAACGAAAAAAACCATAAAACTTTGTGCGTGTCAACGCAAGTTGGTTGTGCCGTAGGTTGTAAATTCTGCTTTACTACAAAAGATGGACTTATTAGAAATTTAGAAACAGCGGAAATCGTTGAGCAGTATATTAACGTCCAAAGATTTTTAGGAATGGAGGAAGAAAATAGAATATCAAACATAGTTTACATGGGAATGGGTGAGCCTTTGGCAAACTATGAAAATGTAAAAAAGTCTGTTCAAATCTTTACTCATCCTGATATGGTAGGATTATCCCATAGAAAAATCACAATCTCTTCAAGTGGAATACTTCATCAGATAAAAAGAATGTACGAAGATAAAGAATTCCCAGAAGTCAAACTTGCAGTATCATTAAACGCATCAAATCAAGATCAAAGAGCATTTTTAATGCCAATATCACAAACAAACACACTTCAAGACCTTATGGATTTATTAAGAAGCATACCACTTAAACCAGGTTGGAGAATAACGCTTGAATATGTTTTAATGAAAGGAGTAAACGATTCAGAGCAAGACGCTAAAAGACTTGTAAATCTTTTAAAGAAAGACAAACACAGATTTAAAGTAAATCTAATACCATTTAATCCATATCCTTCAGCAGAATTTGAAAGACCGGAGGAAGAAAGAGTTTTAAAGTTTGAAAAAATTCTTTGGGATAACAACATTGCTACATTTATTAGATGGAGTAAAGGAAGAGATATAGATGCTGCATGCGGACAACTAAGGAAAAAAGCGGTAGATCTGATAAATGTTTGA
- a CDS encoding M67 family metallopeptidase — MLKIKKQHIEEIKRQAKEGYPYEICGFLIGIMDYSSNTREVLEVIQAENQNKERANDRFDISPKDYMKVEQYADGKGLQIVGIYHSHPDHPDRPSQTDLQFALEDLSYIIVSVQNGEPVSYKSWYLENSKFIQEEVDES; from the coding sequence ATGCTTAAAATAAAAAAACAGCACATAGAAGAGATAAAAAGACAGGCAAAAGAGGGATATCCTTACGAGATCTGCGGCTTTTTAATTGGAATAATGGATTATTCGTCGAATACAAGAGAAGTTTTAGAAGTTATCCAGGCAGAAAATCAAAACAAAGAAAGGGCAAATGACAGGTTTGATATATCACCAAAAGATTATATGAAAGTTGAGCAGTATGCAGACGGTAAAGGTTTGCAAATTGTAGGAATTTATCATTCACACCCAGACCATCCAGATAGACCATCGCAAACAGATTTGCAGTTTGCTTTAGAAGACTTATCTTATATCATAGTTTCAGTACAAAATGGAGAACCTGTATCCTATAAAAGCTGGTATTTAGAAAATAGTAAATTTATACAAGAGGAAGTAGATGAAAGTTAA
- a CDS encoding DUF5335 family protein, translated as MTMWIFGTVSVAMAFKRFIFIVVLNKKEDKMIKKFDKSQWEGFFDKVSKNLGSKEAMIEVVEKEIGDQVETKAQPLIGLSYDPKDDEFVVTLEKHEHIIPQPKEIAIDEEIDGIKLIEVVEGDGTKHLIRLMSPLALPQ; from the coding sequence ATGACGATGTGGATTTTTGGAACAGTTTCTGTTGCAATGGCTTTTAAAAGGTTTATATTTATAGTAGTATTAAATAAAAAGGAGGACAAAATGATAAAGAAATTTGACAAATCTCAATGGGAAGGTTTCTTTGACAAAGTATCAAAAAATCTTGGGTCAAAAGAAGCAATGATCGAAGTAGTGGAAAAAGAAATTGGCGATCAGGTTGAAACAAAGGCACAACCTTTGATTGGTTTATCTTACGACCCAAAGGATGATGAGTTTGTTGTTACGTTAGAAAAACACGAACACATTATTCCACAACCTAAGGAAATTGCTATCGATGAAGAAATTGATGGCATTAAGTTAATTGAAGTTGTAGAAGGTGATGGAACAAAACATCTAATTAGATTGATGTCACCTTTAGCATTACCACAATAA
- the pyrF gene encoding orotidine-5'-phosphate decarboxylase, which translates to MKKLALALDVNDINQALEIVDEIQDKIIIKIGYNLFIKGGINFVKQIKDRGFDIFLDLKLHDIPNTVYNGVKAVSEIGVNYLTIHSLGGQEMIQQAVKAKEGTDLKILAVTILTSHDENYPKLLGSSLSVPDLAYRLADMAVSNGSDGIVCSSHEVKFLKEHIQKPFIAVVPGIRLTKEKTDDQTRIATPEEALRDGADIIVVGRPILKAEDRNKIIKEMLSVIEEL; encoded by the coding sequence TTGAAAAAGTTGGCTCTTGCTCTTGATGTAAATGATATCAACCAAGCATTAGAAATCGTTGATGAAATCCAAGATAAAATTATTATTAAGATAGGCTATAACCTTTTTATTAAAGGTGGAATTAATTTTGTAAAACAAATTAAAGACAGAGGATTTGATATATTTTTAGATTTAAAGCTTCATGATATACCAAACACTGTTTATAACGGCGTAAAAGCTGTATCAGAAATTGGCGTTAATTATCTAACAATACATTCTCTTGGCGGTCAAGAGATGATTCAGCAAGCTGTAAAAGCAAAAGAAGGAACAGATTTAAAAATCTTAGCTGTAACTATTCTGACAAGTCATGATGAAAACTATCCAAAATTACTTGGCTCTTCTTTATCAGTCCCAGATTTGGCTTATAGATTGGCAGATATGGCAGTTAGCAATGGTTCAGATGGGATAGTTTGTTCAAGTCATGAAGTAAAGTTTTTAAAAGAACATATACAAAAACCATTTATTGCAGTTGTTCCGGGTATAAGACTTACAAAAGAAAAAACAGATGACCAAACAAGAATAGCAACGCCGGAAGAAGCTCTAAGAGATGGTGCAGATATAATAGTTGTCGGAAGACCTATTTTAAAAGCAGAAGACAGGAATAAAATTATTAAAGAAATGTTGAGTGTTATAGAGGAATTGTGA
- a CDS encoding DNA methyltransferase — protein MEDRFVSLKEASTWASNYLNKDIKISNISYLVQYGRIKKYGNNGKVLVSLKELKEYYDKTYKINQQKEENINWSLSFAEYSEAERTKHVHRIHPYKGKFIPQLVEYFLDSHTDSFKKEVYFKAGDIVLDPFCGSGTTLVQANELGIHAVGVDISQFNVMLSNVKVRKHDLTSIAKTIKELTLKLENYQNNLNIKSFEEELQSRLKDFNDKYFPSPDFKRWISEGRIKEQEYGSKKEKEFLNIYNELVNKYKIKIKQNNNKTFLDLWYLDPVRKELDFLANEIKNISDQDIKEVLYIILSRTARSCRATTHSDLATLKEPVYTTYYCKKHRKICKPVFTISKWLQYYADDTLKRLAEFDKLRTDTFQICLAGDSRKIDIFTEVEKQSPRFAEILKKQKIKGIFTSPPYLGLIDYHEQHAYAYEIFGFERKDDLEIGSLSKGVGKRQKEAYIKDIAEVLINCKKYLQEDYNIFIVANDKYNLYPKIAELAGMKIVDEFKRPVLCRVEKNRDQLYSESIFHLKEK, from the coding sequence ATGGAAGATAGATTTGTAAGCTTAAAAGAAGCTTCAACTTGGGCTTCAAATTATTTAAACAAAGATATAAAAATTTCAAATATCTCTTATTTGGTTCAATATGGAAGAATTAAAAAATATGGAAATAACGGGAAAGTTTTAGTAAGTTTAAAAGAACTTAAAGAATATTATGATAAGACTTACAAAATAAATCAGCAGAAAGAAGAAAATATAAACTGGAGTTTATCTTTTGCAGAATACTCTGAAGCAGAAAGGACAAAACACGTTCACAGAATTCATCCATACAAAGGTAAATTTATTCCACAATTAGTTGAATATTTCTTAGATTCTCATACAGACTCTTTTAAAAAAGAAGTTTACTTTAAGGCGGGAGATATAGTCCTGGATCCTTTTTGCGGAAGCGGGACAACACTTGTTCAAGCTAATGAACTTGGTATTCATGCAGTAGGAGTAGATATCTCTCAATTTAATGTGATGCTGTCTAATGTAAAGGTTAGGAAACATGATTTAACTTCTATAGCTAAAACCATTAAAGAATTGACATTAAAGTTAGAAAATTATCAAAATAATCTAAATATTAAAAGCTTTGAAGAAGAACTGCAAAGTAGATTAAAAGACTTTAATGATAAATACTTTCCATCTCCAGATTTCAAAAGGTGGATTTCAGAAGGTAGAATAAAAGAACAAGAGTATGGCTCAAAGAAAGAGAAGGAATTTTTAAACATCTATAATGAACTTGTAAACAAGTATAAAATAAAAATCAAACAAAATAACAATAAAACGTTTTTAGATCTATGGTATTTAGACCCTGTTAGAAAAGAGTTAGACTTTTTAGCGAATGAAATAAAAAATATAAGCGATCAAGATATAAAGGAAGTTTTATATATCATATTGAGTAGGACTGCAAGGTCATGCAGGGCGACAACCCATTCAGATTTAGCAACATTGAAAGAGCCTGTTTACACAACTTATTATTGTAAGAAACATAGAAAGATATGTAAACCAGTTTTTACTATCTCTAAATGGTTGCAGTATTATGCAGACGATACATTAAAACGATTGGCAGAGTTTGACAAACTCAGGACAGATACATTTCAAATATGCCTTGCAGGTGATAGTAGAAAAATAGATATTTTTACAGAAGTAGAAAAACAAAGTCCACGATTTGCTGAGATTTTAAAAAAACAAAAAATTAAAGGAATATTTACAAGTCCACCATACCTTGGTTTGATAGACTATCATGAACAACATGCATATGCTTATGAAATATTTGGATTTGAGAGGAAAGATGACTTAGAAATAGGTTCTTTATCAAAAGGAGTAGGAAAAAGGCAGAAAGAAGCATATATTAAAGATATAGCAGAGGTTTTAATAAACTGTAAAAAATATTTACAAGAAGACTACAATATATTTATAGTTGCAAATGATAAATATAATTTATATCCAAAAATTGCAGAACTTGCAGGTATGAAAATAGTAGATGAATTTAAAAGACCAGTGCTATGTAGAGTGGAAAAAAACAGGGATCAATTGTATTCTGAGTCGATTTTTCATCTTAAGGAGAAGTAA
- a CDS encoding TdeIII family type II restriction endonuclease has product MFLDKEQIIEVEKTIEDSIKRKLREYEPETNYMPFHYRLLGKDRMALYSFIHSLNTSFGTSIFEPAALILSRKNFIEAHKQYRVGNLISTHAQAEIQKIIDELASGQRNPNKFEEIERIRKVVKSGKLVKTKVVKVDIFLKDKDGMVHMLDLKTVKPNISEFKTFKRTLLEWIAIYLQREPDAKINSYIAIPYNPYYPRPYERWTIKGMIDINNELKVAEEFWDFLGGDGAYEELLKCFERVGIKLRPELDQYFSRFKDQL; this is encoded by the coding sequence ATGTTTTTAGATAAAGAGCAAATTATTGAAGTTGAGAAAACAATAGAAGATAGTATAAAAAGAAAGTTAAGGGAATATGAGCCAGAAACAAACTATATGCCTTTTCATTATAGACTTTTAGGAAAAGATAGAATGGCTTTATACTCCTTTATCCATTCATTAAATACATCTTTTGGAACATCCATTTTTGAACCAGCAGCTTTAATCCTCTCAAGAAAAAACTTTATTGAAGCACATAAACAATATCGTGTCGGTAATCTCATAAGCACTCATGCACAAGCAGAAATCCAAAAAATAATAGACGAATTAGCCTCAGGTCAAAGAAATCCTAATAAATTTGAAGAGATAGAAAGGATAAGAAAAGTAGTAAAATCAGGGAAATTGGTTAAAACAAAGGTTGTTAAAGTTGACATCTTTTTGAAAGATAAAGATGGAATGGTTCATATGCTTGATTTAAAGACAGTAAAACCAAATATATCTGAGTTTAAAACATTTAAAAGAACTTTGTTGGAATGGATAGCTATATATCTACAACGAGAACCTGATGCCAAGATAAATTCTTATATCGCAATACCATATAATCCATACTATCCAAGACCTTATGAAAGATGGACTATTAAAGGAATGATTGATATAAACAACGAGCTTAAAGTAGCAGAAGAATTTTGGGATTTCTTAGGTGGAGATGGAGCTTATGAAGAATTATTAAAATGTTTTGAAAGAGTTGGAATAAAACTTAGACCAGAATTGGATCAATACTTCAGCAGGTTTAAGGACCAGCTATGA
- the rpoN gene encoding RNA polymerase factor sigma-54 yields the protein MKQNLGLKLQHKLNLTLSLKHQLNIMVMPKQELLQEIIHELEENPFLEEEIHINNDYQEKLTDLSVSYSEDEEELNPLNRLTYKPSLLKTLEIQIDLEFDGKEKEIALDIIDNLDEKGYASQESLNEIASKYNVDIEAVEKIRKKLMKLEPTGLGAKSLTEFLITEYREKFGRDSIAEQIIQEDLNKIKDKEYLLKKYQIDEEALEEIISNIKALRPYPLYGYEDFEAHYVEPDIFIYETNDKDQPFEIVINEQDLPKLNLTNQYKKILNRKDINEETKKFLYEKLQKAIGLIRGIEQRRENLKNLVESLVNQQKDFLLYGKEHLKPLTLKDVSQKIGLHESTISRIVSNKFAQTPIGVLPLKAFFSNKVSKESGNISSDRVKYLIQNLIENEDPKKPLSDNDIVNLLKKEGIHIARRTVTKYREELNIPDSRKRKKGG from the coding sequence ATGAAACAAAACTTAGGACTAAAGCTTCAGCATAAGTTAAACCTTACACTTAGTTTAAAGCATCAGCTTAATATAATGGTGATGCCAAAACAAGAACTTCTTCAAGAGATTATTCATGAACTTGAAGAAAATCCATTCTTAGAAGAAGAGATTCATATAAATAATGACTATCAAGAAAAACTTACAGATTTATCTGTTTCTTATTCAGAAGATGAAGAAGAGCTAAACCCATTAAACAGACTAACTTACAAGCCATCACTTCTAAAAACCTTAGAAATTCAGATAGATTTAGAATTTGATGGCAAAGAAAAAGAGATAGCATTAGACATTATAGATAACTTAGACGAGAAAGGGTATGCTTCACAAGAAAGCTTAAACGAGATAGCATCAAAATACAATGTAGATATTGAAGCAGTAGAAAAAATAAGAAAAAAATTAATGAAGCTTGAGCCAACAGGACTTGGTGCCAAATCATTAACAGAATTTTTAATTACAGAATATAGAGAAAAATTTGGAAGAGACAGCATAGCAGAGCAGATTATCCAAGAAGATTTAAACAAAATCAAAGATAAAGAATATTTATTAAAAAAATATCAAATTGATGAAGAAGCTCTTGAAGAGATTATTTCAAACATAAAAGCATTAAGACCTTATCCACTTTATGGATATGAAGACTTTGAAGCACACTATGTAGAGCCAGATATTTTTATATATGAAACAAACGATAAAGACCAGCCTTTTGAGATAGTAATCAATGAACAAGACTTACCAAAGCTTAATTTAACGAATCAGTACAAAAAAATTTTAAATAGAAAAGATATAAACGAAGAAACAAAAAAATTCTTGTATGAAAAATTACAAAAAGCTATTGGTTTAATCAGAGGCATAGAACAAAGAAGAGAAAATCTAAAAAATTTAGTAGAATCTCTTGTAAATCAGCAAAAAGATTTTTTACTCTATGGAAAAGAACATTTAAAACCACTTACTTTAAAAGATGTATCTCAAAAAATAGGATTACACGAATCAACAATCAGCAGAATTGTATCAAATAAATTTGCACAGACCCCAATAGGAGTATTGCCTTTAAAAGCATTCTTCTCAAACAAAGTTAGCAAAGAAAGTGGAAATATCTCATCAGATCGTGTAAAATACTTAATCCAGAATTTAATAGAAAATGAGGACCCTAAAAAGCCATTAAGTGATAATGATATAGTAAACTTACTTAAAAAAGAAGGAATTCATATAGCAAGAAGAACAGTAACAAAATACAGAGAAGAGTTAAATATACCTGATTCAAGAAAAAGAAAAAAAGGAGGCTAG
- the raiA gene encoding ribosome-associated translation inhibitor RaiA, whose amino-acid sequence MQVEHVGKNIEITDFIKAYTEHKLERLKHYLKDLDVAPDSVRVRVVYDFEKHRHRNRVDIDVYLNTPGGGVIHAWEESNDLYSAIDFVIDEVERQLVRLKQRRIEASRRESRLEKMKEHTVQESSIERALIVIEPMPSEKPLTVEDARLMLEETGAFFLPFINSETGEVNVIYRKKAGNYGLITPRA is encoded by the coding sequence ATGCAAGTAGAACATGTCGGAAAAAACATTGAAATTACTGATTTTATCAAAGCTTATACAGAACATAAGCTTGAAAGATTAAAACATTACTTAAAAGATTTAGACGTAGCACCAGACTCTGTAAGGGTAAGAGTAGTTTATGATTTTGAAAAGCATAGACACAGAAACAGAGTAGATATAGATGTTTATCTTAATACTCCAGGTGGTGGTGTAATCCATGCTTGGGAAGAAAGTAATGACCTTTATTCAGCTATTGATTTTGTAATTGATGAAGTAGAAAGACAGCTTGTTAGATTAAAACAAAGAAGAATTGAAGCATCAAGAAGAGAATCAAGATTAGAAAAAATGAAAGAACATACTGTTCAAGAATCTTCAATAGAAAGAGCTTTAATTGTTATTGAACCAATGCCTTCTGAAAAACCTTTGACTGTTGAAGATGCAAGGTTAATGTTAGAAGAGACCGGAGCATTTTTCTTACCATTTATTAATTCTGAGACCGGAGAAGTTAACGTAATTTACAGAAAAAAAGCGGGTAATTATGGCTTAATTACTCCAAGAGCTTAA
- the rplM gene encoding 50S ribosomal protein L13, with translation MKTFHLRKEDVKRDWYIIDAKGKNLGRLASLIANVLRGKHKPTFQPDVDCGDYVVVINADKFTVTGKKLTDKEYKFHTNAPGGLKVRNLQWMIEHKPTEALALAVERMLPKNKLQKRYMKRLKLYAGETHPHTAQNLKPLEEVSKLWKAI, from the coding sequence ATGAAGACATTCCATTTGAGAAAAGAAGATGTAAAAAGAGATTGGTATATCATTGATGCAAAAGGAAAAAATCTTGGAAGATTAGCTTCATTAATAGCTAATGTATTAAGAGGAAAGCATAAGCCAACTTTCCAGCCTGATGTAGACTGCGGAGATTATGTTGTGGTAATCAATGCAGACAAATTTACAGTTACTGGTAAAAAACTAACAGACAAAGAATACAAATTCCACACAAACGCACCCGGTGGTTTAAAAGTTAGAAACCTACAATGGATGATAGAGCACAAGCCAACTGAAGCATTAGCGTTAGCAGTTGAAAGAATGCTTCCGAAAAATAAACTCCAAAAAAGATACATGAAAAGATTAAAACTCTATGCTGGAGAAACACATCCACATACAGCGCAAAATTTAAAGCCTTTAGAAGAAGTGTCAAAATTATGGAAAGCTATTTAA